A single region of the Pseudalkalibacillus berkeleyi genome encodes:
- a CDS encoding ABC transporter permease subunit: protein MTWNILKQPQFMIGTLIILSLLGLSFGFDQLFKMPEQVKYLYKNGSLVGVAPFTPSEVPPFGTDKFGRSLFHMIIKGAKYTLVIAFGIALIRVFLALMLSMVYHRFYKKLSAFFKDIIESTIFIPSSILAFLLLAPLTVHQVQEGKSIAEILTIQCIILVLIGVPQLISTFSNDMMKISEKEYIVSTHSLGAKPIYVYFKHIIPEMATRVLLVITQQIIQVLILLAHLGVLLIFLGGRSTFTVGDIFNEHEVFTSQTGEWAGLIGHNFNEIMLKPHVLLIPLAFFSLTIFALNLVINGIQNHIKPLIRGGGRR, encoded by the coding sequence ATGACTTGGAATATACTTAAACAGCCCCAATTCATGATTGGTACTTTAATCATTCTGTCGCTACTAGGTCTCAGCTTTGGTTTTGATCAATTATTCAAGATGCCAGAACAAGTCAAATATCTTTATAAAAATGGTAGTTTAGTAGGGGTAGCACCATTTACACCTTCTGAAGTACCTCCTTTTGGAACAGACAAGTTTGGCCGGAGCCTATTCCATATGATTATTAAAGGGGCAAAATACACCTTAGTAATTGCATTTGGAATAGCCTTGATTCGTGTATTTCTTGCTTTGATGTTAAGTATGGTATACCACCGCTTTTACAAAAAATTAAGTGCTTTCTTTAAAGATATCATAGAATCAACCATTTTCATTCCGAGTTCAATACTTGCATTTTTACTTCTAGCTCCTCTTACGGTCCATCAAGTCCAAGAGGGTAAAAGTATTGCAGAGATCCTGACAATTCAATGCATTATTTTAGTGCTAATTGGTGTGCCTCAGCTCATTTCTACATTTTCAAACGACATGATGAAAATTTCGGAAAAAGAATACATAGTGAGTACACACTCACTTGGAGCTAAGCCGATATACGTTTATTTCAAACACATCATTCCAGAAATGGCGACCCGTGTCCTATTAGTCATCACCCAACAGATTATCCAAGTTTTGATTCTTCTAGCTCATCTTGGCGTTTTGCTCATTTTCTTAGGAGGGAGAAGTACGTTTACAGTTGGTGACATCTTTAATGAACATGAGGTATTTACATCCCAGACTGGAGAATGGGCAGGTTTAATCGGACATAACTTCAATGAGATTATGTTGAAGCCACATGTGTTACTTATTCCATTAGCTT
- a CDS encoding ABC transporter permease subunit, translated as MSIGNYFRKLKSIVFGVVVISFLPSLLYGFDQTINLRTYSLNGKSYNIFPDIFDKYFYSMTIFFGAILVGLFLAVLFTFITSLLPYYFKRFVYGLLTLFESLPDLFIVISLQLLIVYIFQKTGWLISNVTVVYDDKIYLIPILALSALPTIQLFKMTFLLLNEERNKPYVAVARSMGLGEYFILIRHVFRNVLFNLFLYFKTIFVFMLSNLFILEYVFNIHGLMRIMLSPNTFVFLISTVLITIPFLFLFEATQSFISKSIGDQEVDAA; from the coding sequence GTGTCTATAGGGAATTATTTCAGAAAGTTGAAATCAATCGTTTTTGGAGTTGTTGTCATTAGTTTCTTGCCTAGTTTATTGTATGGGTTTGACCAAACAATAAACTTAAGGACCTATTCTTTAAATGGGAAGTCCTATAATATCTTCCCGGATATTTTTGATAAGTACTTTTACTCAATGACCATTTTTTTCGGTGCAATACTAGTAGGTTTGTTCCTTGCAGTTCTTTTCACATTTATCACATCTTTACTTCCATATTACTTTAAACGTTTTGTTTATGGCCTGCTTACCCTTTTTGAATCTTTGCCAGATCTCTTCATCGTCATTTCCCTACAGTTATTAATCGTTTACATATTCCAGAAGACAGGTTGGCTGATCAGTAACGTTACCGTCGTTTATGACGATAAGATATATCTGATTCCAATACTTGCTCTATCTGCACTTCCTACTATCCAGCTCTTTAAAATGACATTCCTTCTATTGAATGAAGAACGTAATAAACCTTATGTAGCTGTAGCCAGGTCAATGGGACTAGGAGAATACTTTATATTAATCCGCCATGTCTTCAGAAATGTATTATTCAATTTGTTCCTATACTTCAAAACGATATTTGTATTCATGTTATCCAATTTATTTATATTAGAATATGTATTCAACATCCACGGACTCATGAGAATAATGCTAAGTCCGAACACATTTGTATTCTTAATCAGTACAGTATTGATCACAATCCCATTTCTTTTTCTTTTTGAAGCGACTCAATCCTTTATCAGTAAATCGATTGGTGATCAGGAGGTGGATGCTGCATGA
- a CDS encoding LacI family DNA-binding transcriptional regulator produces the protein MKPSIKNIAELCKLNPSTVSRALNNKYGVKPETRKSVMEAAVELGYVPNLAARELVYKKGNLVCIIIPESDAEAQPAFFAMLPYMNRILRTHGMETMIYAFDPYRYRQGELMELVQKRNLRGCIVLPGFMKHHNIFNDIRTITTPCVVLEVSVNSEMCSSIHTDEVYGAYIATQHIIDFGHTRIGFINGPSNVQICEERMSGYKKAIENAKLILKDEDVVYSDFTGKGGGEAIITLLKQSPDLTAVFIANDLMAMGAISKLSEEGYHIPGDISVVGFDGLFVSQYYNPPLTTIKNDDYTIAIQAAKSLMGIIEQNTVAEIRIKPELIYGKSVKRLTT, from the coding sequence ATGAAGCCCTCCATAAAAAATATCGCAGAACTCTGTAAGCTAAATCCTAGTACGGTCTCTAGGGCATTAAACAACAAATATGGTGTTAAGCCAGAAACGAGAAAAAGTGTAATGGAGGCTGCTGTAGAGCTCGGTTATGTCCCCAACCTAGCAGCAAGGGAACTGGTTTATAAGAAAGGTAACCTTGTTTGCATTATTATTCCAGAAAGTGATGCTGAAGCTCAGCCTGCTTTTTTTGCCATGCTTCCATATATGAATAGAATCTTAAGGACTCATGGTATGGAAACGATGATTTATGCTTTTGATCCTTATCGGTATCGCCAGGGTGAATTAATGGAGCTAGTGCAGAAAAGAAATCTCAGAGGTTGTATTGTATTGCCTGGATTTATGAAGCATCATAATATTTTTAATGACATAAGGACCATCACAACACCTTGCGTAGTTTTAGAAGTATCAGTGAATTCAGAGATGTGCTCAAGCATTCATACTGATGAAGTGTATGGGGCATATATAGCTACTCAACACATAATCGATTTTGGACATACGAGAATAGGTTTTATAAATGGTCCTAGTAATGTGCAAATTTGTGAGGAAAGAATGAGTGGTTATAAAAAGGCAATTGAAAATGCAAAGTTGATCTTGAAAGACGAGGATGTCGTATATAGCGATTTCACCGGTAAAGGCGGAGGAGAAGCTATTATCACTTTACTTAAACAATCTCCTGATCTTACAGCTGTTTTCATTGCAAATGACCTCATGGCTATGGGAGCTATCTCTAAACTATCTGAAGAAGGTTACCATATTCCAGGTGATATATCAGTAGTCGGATTTGATGGTCTATTTGTCAGTCAGTATTACAATCCACCGTTAACTACGATCAAAAATGATGATTATACCATAGCAATACAGGCAGCAAAGTCATTAATGGGGATTATTGAACAGAATACAGTAGCTGAAATTCGGATAAAGCCTGAACTCATTTATGGAAAATCTGTTAAACGATTAACTACATAA